The genomic region CAGTTCCATATTTTACATTCTTTTCTGCACAGATCTTTTCGTGGAAAACTGCTCCATTTTCTCCTCTTGCCCCTATCACTGATTCGATAACTGAAGGGCCTATCTGTTCCGTCCGGTTTTCTCTAGATGAAAAGATTATAGCAGTCCAACGGTCCAAtatttctatacaattttgGCATAgagaaacaggggaaactttcaCTCACAGGTGCAAATCCGAGTCAGAGAGTATACTGGGGTTCTTCTGGACAGATTGTCCATCATGTGATATTGTAATTGTGAAGACCAGGTAGGGAGAAGTTTCCTGTCTGTCTTACCTGTACAGTGGATAATGATTTTGTCATTGTGTATATCTCAAACTGATGTTTTACGTACGAATTTAGCTTCTACTGAGATATGATTTTCCTGGAAAGGATTAAACTTTTGTATAATAGCAATGTTACTCTGAAGCTGAATTCTCACTTCACTCTAACTTGGATATCTAATGTACAAAGTTTCCATGGTTATACTGGTTACTAGAAGTTTTTGTTACTTGCCAACTATTTGGtaattactttctttttttacttctCTAAAAGAGGAGCATGACAGCTTAAAGTTTAGAATCTCTGTCCAAATCAAACccaaccctaattactcaaactATGCTTCAGTGTGAAATTTGGAGTTACACTTAGCATGCATAAAAAGGATGTTAAAATCACCTCTTCGACATCCTTCTATCCTACCCTAATTATTTATAGCAATGATACTCTTTCAGGCCATGCAACTAGGTAAAGAAGTTTTAGAACTTCTGTATTAGTCATGGTTCTGTGCATTTTCTTTTGCGATTATTCTATGAAACTCTGCTGTCTTTTCTGCATGACCAAAGACAGAAGTAATGAATAAGAAAACAGAAAGGAAAATGATTATCAATTTTGGGAAGTATTTGttgttagaaattttatctGCCTGTGTGAAGGAGAACAAAGTATGAAAGCTATTTTTGAGGAGATGCTTCTCTAGCATGGATCCTGATTAAGCAGTGATTTCCTATTCCAAAATCAATTCTCTTGCATTTTATACTTGTAAATTTCATTTAGCAACTTAAATGGATTGTGCATCTTACATAATCAAGTCAACCTTCAAAACCTGCAATCGTCATTATCCATGTTATTGAAAATAATCATCCTTCTTTTACCTTTTTGAGTTATGTTGTTAtacttatttctatttttccttttcatgttTCTACTTGCACCAAAGATTTAATGTACTCTATTTACTGAAATGGAATTTAATTGCAGTGGGTTGGACTTGTTTGCTTATGATTCTGCCTCGAAGTCACTTATCTTGGTTGAGACAAAGAAATTGGCTGTTAGTTGGTATGTCTACACACATGAGAGCAGATTGATTCTCCTTGCTTCAGGAATGCAGTGTAAGACGTTCCATGGATTTCAGGTATGGTTATGAGCTTCACTAGCTCAATTTCTAGAATCCTCCTAGATTTAGTCTCTACATTGGCTAGGCTATGCACCCTATGCACAAATAAACTTTGAAATTAGTCTTGGTGGTAAATGTGAGAAAATGGAAAACTGAAATTATTCAACTACTTAAGTGCACAAGAATATGTAGCATCAAAGTGCACAACTCCCTTCTGATACCTTTAATGAACAGTACAGATAGATTATGATCCTTTTTGTTCCCAGTTCCATTGATTTGACATGTTTCTATCTCTTATCTTCAGCTTTCATCTGCTGGGATTATTCGATTACCAAAGTTTGAGATGGTAATGGCTAAACCTGAAGCTAATAGTAAGCCTGTCCTTGCTTCTGAAGATGTCTATATTGTCACTGTGTATGTTTCTTTTACCTGTTTTTGCTTGTATACTAAATTGATTGataaatgatttatatattaatatctgCTTTTATACTATGAAAGTTATGGGAGAATTTACTGCTTGCAAGTTGATAGAGTTGCAATGGTACTGCATTCATATCGGTTTTACCGTGATGCTATTATCCAACAGGTAAGGGTTACTCAAAACTGCCTCTAGTTAGTTTCAGGTACAGGCTCTATTCAATTGGTTTTGAGTTGGAATTGTAACCATATTCATTCCATTTGCAGGGTTCATTACCAATTTACTCGAGCAAGGTTGCTGTGAGTGTGGTTGATAATGTACTACTTGTGCACCAAGTAGATGCAAAAGTTGTTATACTCTATGACATATTTGCAGATTCTCGAGCTCCCATATCTGCCCCACTTCCTGTACTATTGAGGGGTTTTCAAAGGTCCGATATTTCTAATTCTCGACCTAGCACCAAGGAAAGTGAAAGTTCAGAGGCCTCTGATTCAAATGATAATGAAGCAATTATTTATGGAGCTGACTGGACCTTTTTGGTTCCTGACCTTATATGTGATGTAGCTAATAAGCTTTTATGGAAGGTCCACTTAGACTTGGAGGTAAGTCCTGTTGGTCatactttgttatttttttatagttaattcTCGTAATTACTGCCCCCTTTCTCTCTTTGCAGGCAATTTCTGCTAGTTCCTCTGAAGTTCCATCGGTATTGGAATTCTTGCAAAGACGAAAGTTGGAAGCCAACAAGGTCCATTCTCAGCtatcttctttctctttccACAATAAAGGGTGATATAATCATTAACCAGTGTTAGCATATATTGTTCCTGCTATTTCAGGCTAAACAACTATGTTTGGCAATTATGCAAACAATGATTCTAGAACGCAGACCTATCACCATGGTTGCCAAGGCAATGGATGTATTAGTCACCTCGTATTCGCTCTCTCTTAAAACTGGCAGTTATTTCAAGGGAATAAAGACTGAGAGGACCCCCTCGAGTGTGCCAAATGTGAGTGGCCCAGGGCAAGCCACAGATGTATTCACCAGCAGAACCGATGGAAAATCTGTCCAACATGAACCTTCTACCGGAGTCAACAGTGTATCTTTTAGTAGACCTTCAACTTATTCGTCTTCAGAGACGGAGGATAATTGTATCTTTGAACCATCGAAAATCAGCTCAAATGATACTCAGTTTGTTGGTGGCAAAGTGGATGCAAGTGCTGACAGTTCTACCACTGATAATCCATTAAATGCTAGTGTTTCTGAGCAGCAGGAGTCTCAGCTCACTTCACCTGCAATTTCACCCGATGAGATGTACAGATCTGTCTTTGCTCCTATTGAGGAAGAGATGACTGTGGAGCCTTCTTATCTGGTTGCCATCATTCTTGAGTTTTTTCGATGGTATGGTAATGATTAGAAGTGGTTTACAACTCTTGTGCATGGCAATTCTAAAGGATTCTTAGAATGTGATTGAATCTTCTAAAGAACTACTCTAATCATATCTGGATATATAAACAAAGCTTCCTGTTGTGGATAAACGGTTGTTTAATCATGTTTGCTTAGCCatttatatggtaaatagaaACGTAGGTTATCCAATAAATCATTTCTTGGTTACTGAGGAAGTACTTTGTACTTTGCTCCATGAAATCTTATTCATTTCCTTTCTGCAGTGCCAACTTAGAAAGGGTCAAAGTGCATCCAAGCCTATATGTGTTAACTATTCAATTATTGGCCCGTAGTGAGCAATATGCAGAACTTAGTTTGTTCATCATAAACAAGGTTTAACAAATCTCTTTACCTTCACAATAAGTGTGCCGTGAATTAGAATGAAAAGTTATTGACTGGATTGGCATTTTTTAAGAGTTTAAATTCTCGTGTTACAGGTTATTGAGCCCTCAAAAGAAGTTGCTCTACAGCTGCTAGAATCAGGTCGTCAAAGTTTGCAAATTAGGAAGCTGGGTTCGGATATGCTGAGACAGCTTTCTTTGAATCATGATTATGTGTTGTTATTAGTGCAAGATGGATATTATCTTGAAGCTTTACGTTATGCACGGAAGCATAAGGTAATCCTTTATTTGATAACTGCATCaaataatatttcttcattGACCTGTATGTATATGTAAAATGCCAGTTTTACGAATTAGaactgtatgcataatatttcttcattGACACATGGTTAGTAAAGTTTTCTTGAGATCTGTTAGGCTTTCCTGTAATGGAGAAGCAACCTTGTCACATTTCACTAACATGTTGGTAAATTTGCATCTCAGATTACCCTTTCTGTAACTATGCATATTTCTGAACATTAGGTTGTTACCTAATTCTTTACTTGTTTAAAGTTGCCAGCAAGATATAGGTATTTGATGGCATTTCCTTGTTGGTCCTGTTCGTCATTTTTCTCAAAATGCACGTCTGACACACATCCGGATCTGGGTACAGGGATGACTCTCTAAGGATCCTCCAAATACGTGAAAATCATAGAAAGATCTGAGCATACCTGTATCGAACACATTCCCACCCACATCCAACACTCATGCCTGTGTTTGAGTACCATAGGGCATTTCTCCAAATGCTTCTTGATCATGTCTAACTCTAAGCTTGGTTTGATAAAGTTTGAAAGATTTGTGacagaaatatttttaattagaaccgtatgcataatatttcttcattGACACATGGTTAGTAAAGTTTTCTTGAGATCTGTTAGGCTTTCCTGTAATGGAGAAGCAACCTTGTCACATTTCACTAACATGTTGGTAAATTTGCATCTCAGATTACCCTTTCTGTAACTATGCATATTTCTGAACATTAGGTTGTTACCTAATTCTTTACTTGTTTAAAGTTGCCGGCAAGATATAGGTATTTGATGGCATTTCCTTGTTGGTCCTGTTCGTCATTTTTCTCAAAATGCACGTCTGACACACATCCGGATCTGGGTACAGGGATGACTCTCTAAGGATCCTCCAAATACGTGAAAATCATAGAAAGATCTGAGCATACCTGTATCGAACACATTCCCACCCACATCCAACACTCATGCCTGTGTTTGAGTACCATAGGGCATTTCTCCAAATGCTTCTTGATCATGTCTAACTCTAAGCTTGGTTTGATAAAGTTTGAAAGATTTGTGacagaaatatttttaattgttcaGGTCACTACTATCCGGCCGTCATTATTTCTTGAAGCAGCATTTACCTCCAATGACTCGCAACATCTGGCCGCGGTTTTGAGattcttttcagatttcatTCCTGGCTTCCGAAGCACCTCGGATTTCTTTACGTACTACAACGTTCTCAATGAGATGAGCTCTTCAGTAACTGCTTAAGAGGTAATAAGGAGGACGAAAACTGTGTAATTGCCAGTCATTATTATAGGTATATGTGATTTGCTGTTGAAGTTTTGATCactttctaaataatacaatgCCAACTATCCCAATCATATGAAATGTAGAACATAAAAAACTGAACAGTTGGGATTAGATTCCTAGCGAGGGCAGAAGAAATATCATACTTTTCTTCATTTACACTTGTGAAGAACTGATCATTTATGTCTTAATATTCGAACAAATAGTTCACTTTGTAATTTTCTTACGTTATTAGCATttcgtttctttttttatatgcACATCTTTATAGCTGCCATATTTACATATGTATATGGAGGATAATATTCACATCTTTATAACTGCTATATATTTctgtttatattataaatataggATCATTATGATGCGTACTACTAATGAAGTAAAAGACTCCACAAGCGGAGTTAGGATGCTACCACTCTGCCATGGGTCCTTTGCTTTCAATTAGCGATGATGGAAGCAGACAAAGCAAGTTATGGTAGTATGGACTTGGATTCGGATATTGAGgttttagataatattttaattatcatttgcAGCGGATTTAGAGTAAAGGTGGATAATAGATTTAGATttgaatatctattttttagatttattgaatttagcggatttaaatatttgtagataaattaatttgtaagaaaaaataaaacgtCCATAAGGACGTTGATATGGAATAACTTCCAAAAGGAAGTTAcaaagtttttcaaataaaaaactgCCATGAGGCAGTTTGTATTAAAGAAAAGGAGAGTGGCTTTCTTCCTTGAGAGAAGTAACCGATAAAGAAAACAGGCATTCTGCCGCTGTAAATTGAAAGGAAGCTTTACATCTTTTATTTAATGGCACTCGGCttcgaaaagaaaatgaaatttggtcattgataaaaatatatatatgtttggcTATGAATCTTAACGAAAACGGCATTTTGTGATTCATCCATTAATAATAGAATTGTTAGGTGGAGATGGGTATCAAACAATcctgtatttattattgtttagtTTTTTATGCTGTAATTTGTATTGGTATCAAagctcttaaattttaatttctagtcTATTAGATGTCATTTTGTTAAAACGTTAAAATCTGTTGGAAACTATAGATAATTATAGAAATGTGTACATGAtcacaaattttgatttcatatttattagatcctaaaatttttatttttttaaatcgagaATGAAATAAGTTTCTTTAATAATGGCAAAATGCTCGTTTTTTAACTTCCTTGAAACAACTAtgtagttttaaaatattgctTTCTAGTTTTAGGCAATGTTTTTAAGAAGCCTTCGAGGTTTtcaagttttatatttaaaaaaaacccttgaGAAGCaagttttttctttatataattttatatatataaatataaatttccaaCATATAAATGAAAGAAACAGGATGTCaatgataatttttgttattgattTTGGGAGATCTTGTAgcacataatttattttaaacattttatcgttataattttatttaatagacTATTGAAAGTACAAGACATGTCTTGTAGTTAAAAGGTATACTCAACAAAAAGAATTGACAATAAAAGGTTTTTTCTCTTGCGTTGAGGTTTACCTTCATGCATTTAATTATGGCCAAATATGAAAATCTGGAAGAGAAAATTTATATGGAACAATCAATGGGTTTCATTGACAGCGATATCTATTTATGATATTAAGTTATCTTCTAGATAGTAGTACATTATTTTTCATCAAGAAATCGTTTAGTACAATGTTATCACAATTGACGAAGGCCATTGTATACATGTTAtatcataattcaaataattaaatttaatccaaatagATTCAAAGTTTGTatcattattcaaaaattattttatactaatattttatatgctttgtaattaaatttacataaaaatatttttgatatatgattaatttgatttaaaataataaaaaacttattcaaaattgatttaatatgagCAAAACAAATAGCTTAAAGTTTGGAGAGACCTTATTACCATTCATGGAGTAAACaacacattttttaattttagaaaaaatatattttccatatttttaaaaattatttttattttttaatttgagagttttaattttccaccaatttttatataattttaaaaatacaaagaaaagcttttaatttttaaaacattttttgtgGTTGCTTATGTACTTTTAAAGAgtaatgatcaaattgaaagAAACTGTAAATGATAAAGGTTAAAAAAGTTCTAACTACAAAATTGGCGAAAGAACCAagatttttcaacaaaaaacaAAGTATGAGGATTcaatgtttcaaaattaaagtatgggAACTGATGAGAGAACAATTTAATAGAATTGTAAGCTTTCCAAGTTGCGAGTTTGACTTAAGGCTCTAGACTAAATCGAAGGAAACTTGGTGCTTAAATCAACTTGAAAGACAAAAACACATAAGTTAGAATATAAGCAATTCCGGCAGCAAACCAATGCAATTAgacaaaaataagaatgaaTGAACAGAATCTTGAAggctaaatcctgagtggatgacagactatgtatgtgtgtctcgtacactttgatgtaagtaaaagtctgagttcgaatagataaggaaccgaaagctggtgcattgggtgtacgactttGCAGTATGTAGtatcattcacaacagtggaattcatagcctgagatattggtaaatgatatcctccaTTGGAATTACatgattgatgaaaagtaaacatgaccacaggtcgttcgtctttgtgatggatgacttgatcactatttgatagtaatcgAGTTTTTATTAAgtaagatgtaatggttaccatgagataaaatgggatcatattgggagaacggatattaacccaaagagattaagaatATCCTATGgtggtaacacacttatgacaaggtcattggacgagcactagTCGAGTTgatttcataatggtatgtcgttggggagagctcaatcacgatactatagtggaataaattcatgactaaataagtttataattaataggaaaaaagctgaaacttaattataaatcatttgagcatCAATTGCATATATCCAATCGGTCCCTCAACTAGCTCATTGTTGCGAAATTATCGAAtgatgtgcaagtgtacacattTGTCAAAGTAGTAAGTATAGAGTATTGTCTCCACAATGACTGTATATGAAAGgcaaatattgtaaaatttatcaaatgatAAGTTGGTGATAGAAATAAGACtatgaattgagttaaatattaacctaaattaaattactaagtgTGCTAAAACCAATGAAAGTGTAATGCGAATAATAAGTAGcaaatcacaaaattaatttactatgaCATGTAGGAGCTAGATTAATTTCTTTCCTtgacttaaaattattaaaagcaATGTCAATGATGTTACGATAGTACCATGGCAATTTGGCTATTTACTAACCTATAATTTAAAGTTATGAAGTCATACTTTTTAACCTTTAAGTTTATTTAGCATACTTCTATAAAGTCATACTTTTTTAACATCATATAGGGGTTATGCAAGGTAAGAATATTGCTAaatatcattactaatttaatcattaaaagaCCAAATATGGACCATTCAAATATTATGCGTTTACTAATTACCATCTTGTTTGGATTAAATAACTAATTCATATGCTTCCCTTCATTAATTATGCATGAGTAAGcatgttcattattttatttgaatgaataaacaaCCAAGCAACATCAACATAGTATTAATAACATAAGCTAAGAGATTGCAATCAATCTagcatcaataaaattaagacATTATCATTAAATTGAAAGCAAAAGAGTAAATGGCAATCATGTTTATCAActttgaacaaaataaaatattatagggAAAGAAATTAGAAGTCGATTCTGATGATTTTTCGTGGCATTTCTCGTGTTGTTTTTCCTCCTTTCTTCATCTTTGCTCCTATGCACAATGTAGCGCCCCAAACCCGTTCGGGATGGTCCAACATGACACATTAGTCACCAAAGTGACCTAGAATGCAACACTACATTTTTGCATGCAATTAACTATTCATTTACTTGTTCAACCATCAACGGAAGTCTCATGCATGCATAATagctcatacataatcataggCAAATATTTAAAACCTAGTTGCAtgcttttctaacatattttactGGAATTAAAACATAGAGGCACAATCGACATTTCACACCCAAAACATGCGAACATACATGTaacaacaattaaaaatgtGCTTTTCAGTTCTAAAATCTTTTTAAGAGCATTAGAGAAAGAATCATTTTAATCTGATTagtaaatctaattttaaatcaagtgatttagggactaaattgaaagaatgacaaaatattaaattaaccgTATTTCATAATTATCTAACGAGTCATGTAATTAAGCACTTAAGTTTCAAGTATGTGCATTTTAAGTGTGTTTTATAACCATTTGGACCTCTAATTGCACTACTTAaatctagggactaaattacaaaactgGCAAAACCAAGTTGAACCACGTCGGGACAACACGAACCACGCTGTTGCACCGTGGTCTGGAGCGCCCTACTTGTCCCGATTACGCGACTGGGGCGTCCCAATGCTCATTCCATGTACCAACCATTTTTGAACATCTTTGTGATGACACCTACAATTCTATAGCAAACAGTCTTGCAATTTTTGCAACTCAAGGTTTGGATGTTTCCTCACTCATCGTCTCGTGCTTTTAAGGTCTAAAATAAGTTCATACAAGTCATATTGCTTTCAATACACATTCTAAACATGTTCAAACATACCATAACATATCTTAACATAATTTGACATACCAAGTAATCAATTCATGTTTACATGCAATACTAGTTTCCAAAGTCAATTACTCAACTCGCCAAATCAACACATCACGTTTTTCTATAAAAACCTATATGTACCAAACAAACATAATGATCAATTCAAACCTGCCAAAACACGACCATGTTGTTTTTTCCATTAACtcacatttcaatcattttactaAACTCTTTTAGCATAAGCATATTAAATGAACATGTTGAGCAACATCCATATCATTCACCAAtcattaaaacaaactaaaatcaaGTTCCAAATCCATAATAACAGTTCAAAAATCTAGTCTCAAGTAAGAtcttgcctttattttcaactGTTCGAACCACAAAAAATACTCAAATGCTATGCCTTGAATGGATCACTTTCTTGGCCGCTTCCCACTCCCCCAATACGCTACTTTTTTGCAGAATTTAAATAAAGAGTGTGATcttaaacaagctcaatgaaTGTTCAAAATTACTACCAAGCATACATAATAATATAGGTTAAGTAAGAGCATTCTAAGGC from Gossypium raimondii isolate GPD5lz chromosome 1, ASM2569854v1, whole genome shotgun sequence harbors:
- the LOC105785436 gene encoding uncharacterized protein LOC105785436, whose product is MIRLKVQDNLRKMAWKASSSQASVGGLGSGALSHVFIQYPPLRCNIPGSRGFYYDDGNKLLISPTSDQIFSWKTAPFSPLAPITDSITEGPICSVRFSLDEKIIAVQRSNISIQFWHRETGETFTHRCKSESESILGFFWTDCPSCDIVIVKTSGLDLFAYDSASKSLILVETKKLAVSWYVYTHESRLILLASGMQCKTFHGFQLSSAGIIRLPKFEMVMAKPEANSKPVLASEDVYIVTVYGRIYCLQVDRVAMVLHSYRFYRDAIIQQGSLPIYSSKVAVSVVDNVLLVHQVDAKVVILYDIFADSRAPISAPLPVLLRGFQRSDISNSRPSTKESESSEASDSNDNEAIIYGADWTFLVPDLICDVANKLLWKVHLDLEAISASSSEVPSVLEFLQRRKLEANKAKQLCLAIMQTMILERRPITMVAKAMDVLVTSYSLSLKTGSYFKGIKTERTPSSVPNVSGPGQATDVFTSRTDGKSVQHEPSTGVNSVSFSRPSTYSSSETEDNCIFEPSKISSNDTQFVGGKVDASADSSTTDNPLNASVSEQQESQLTSPAISPDEMYRSVFAPIEEEMTVEPSYLVAIILEFFRCANLERVKVHPSLYVLTIQLLARSEQYAELSLFIINKVIEPSKEVALQLLESGRQSLQIRKLGSDMLRQLSLNHDYVLLLVQDGYYLEALRYARKHKVTTIRPSLFLEAAFTSNDSQHLAAVLRFFSDFIPGFRSTSDFFTYYNVLNEMSSSVTA